A genomic stretch from Acidobacteriota bacterium includes:
- a CDS encoding ATP-binding protein — protein sequence MLGTLQLEKFRGFETYALTDLTRVNLLVGKNNCGKTSILEAIHFLVSGGDPFVLTGTANRRGEVSDTGATARGWRPDVSHFFFGHRLEPGAAFRLLGDGYEPVSVEVRLAEAADDYGSRYGDDDSERAFPLVLQLERNAQKSVLPLRENGSLIESRIRFRSPRRTLAGPLPRRPEDLTPPFEFVTPDSLDPDRMRTIWDRVLTEDRESEVIDAVKLLDGDLKSIRFLTSDASRARSDRAGVLLGFEGGGPRVPLGSYGDGMRRLLALALAFVQTAGGVLLVDEIDTGLHWTVMEDMWRLVVDTARKSSVQVFATTHSYDCIRGLSSLVESHPDLAGDVSIHKIGRSIRKAVHLDADDIRVAVEQNIEMR from the coding sequence ATGCTTGGCACTCTCCAACTGGAAAAGTTCCGTGGGTTCGAGACGTACGCGTTGACCGATCTCACGCGCGTGAATCTGCTCGTCGGCAAGAACAACTGCGGCAAGACGTCGATTCTCGAGGCGATCCATTTTCTGGTTTCAGGAGGGGATCCGTTCGTTCTCACGGGGACAGCGAATCGGCGCGGTGAAGTGAGCGACACGGGCGCCACAGCGCGAGGATGGCGACCCGATGTCTCCCACTTCTTCTTCGGCCATCGTCTCGAGCCGGGGGCGGCCTTTCGTCTTCTTGGCGACGGCTACGAGCCGGTTTCAGTTGAGGTTCGCCTTGCTGAGGCCGCCGACGACTACGGGTCTCGATACGGCGATGACGATTCGGAGCGCGCCTTCCCGCTCGTTCTTCAGTTGGAGCGAAACGCGCAAAAGAGTGTTCTTCCGCTCAGGGAAAACGGATCCCTGATCGAGTCCCGAATTCGATTTCGATCGCCGCGACGGACTCTTGCCGGTCCGTTACCGCGAAGGCCCGAGGACCTGACGCCGCCGTTCGAATTCGTCACTCCGGACTCGCTCGATCCGGATCGCATGCGAACCATCTGGGACAGGGTCCTGACCGAAGATCGGGAATCGGAGGTCATCGATGCCGTGAAGCTCCTGGACGGCGACCTGAAGTCCATTCGCTTCCTGACGAGCGATGCTTCGCGGGCGCGGTCGGACCGGGCAGGCGTGTTGCTCGGTTTCGAGGGGGGCGGCCCGCGTGTGCCCCTGGGGAGCTACGGCGATGGGATGCGGCGGCTTCTTGCGCTTGCCCTTGCGTTCGTACAAACCGCAGGCGGCGTACTGCTGGTCGACGAGATCGACACGGGGCTGCATTGGACGGTGATGGAAGACATGTGGCGACTGGTCGTCGATACCGCGCGCAAGTCGTCGGTGCAAGTGTTCGCGACGACGCACAGCTACGACTGTATCCGCGGGCTCTCGTCACTCGTTGAATCCCATCCGGATCTCGCCGGCGACGTTTCCATCCACAAGATAGGGCGGTCCATCCGCAAGGCGGTGCACCTCGACGCGGACGATATTCGGGTGGCTGTCGAGCAGAACATCGAGATGCGTTGA
- a CDS encoding N-6 DNA methylase, with the protein MLAVGDARAHPSMSSAEQDLRRRLRAHGRQLGDGRDAETGEQKIDRLAHEVAYEHWHRMLFARFLAENELLIEQESGVAVSLADCEELAREQGQDRWTLAGRFAESMLPRIFRSDDPALAVRLAPETRQELERLVEALPAEVFTARDALGWTYQFWQAERKDAVNKSGVKIGADELPAVTQLTERYMVLFLLHNTVGAWRAVRILAAQPERAATAASEEELRRAVRLEADGGYDFSYLRFVREPRDGDDAEQPTGPWRPAAGRFEGWPRTAADLRVFDPCCGSGHFLIECLDLLVRLRMEKERLAPGAAIDAVLRDNLSGLEIDPRCTQIAAFNLALTAWTWPDAGGYRRLPDLNLTCSGLAPNAPRDEWTRLSDDAADAGGLPSKRDLFGVEDTLMSAPLRNSLGALHDLFAQAPVLGSLIDPRAVEADLYQHDYEAVRGLLGVLLERERGSDERTERAVAAQGMARAAELLAGRYHLVITNEPYLARRKQSDELKQFAQDRHSAAKGDLATLFVSRIFGWLDKHGVHAVVTPQNWLSQTSYKKLREMLLKQRTWNLVARLGPGAFETIGGHVVNVALSVLSTDRSRPDSRMAGIDVSGTRDQKSVRADEKAVLLRGRTHGADVGHASNGAVHVLGQRRQLDNPDSILLFNSGASSEHLSRVALAYQGKKYPNGLPEPYSDDPTQWIFHGHPCGGIAWDEDAKRIVHGPRRIDTTVLQVAVARLLGYRWPAEQDPELRLAAEVRECVAQCRNLAEFADADGIVCLPPVGGEFAAADRLRQLLVAAYGTDWTAETERRHLVAAAGRSEPVDSIEAWLRDRFFEEHCQHFLQRPFVWHIWDGRRDGFHALLNYHRLAGSDGVGRRTLEALTYSHLGDWMARQKADRDQGLDGADGRLAAAQDLQHQLKKIIAGEPPCDVFVRWKPLGEQPIGWEPDINDGIRINIRPFMSADLSRRGRVGAGILRVKPKIKWSKDRGQEPRNLRSQDEYPWFWGCPGDRTQTERTDFRGGADFDGKRWNDLHYTNAVKRAARSRSTVEAGS; encoded by the coding sequence ATGCTCGCGGTCGGCGACGCCCGCGCGCACCCATCGATGTCTTCGGCGGAGCAGGACCTGCGGCGCCGCCTGCGGGCGCACGGGCGTCAACTCGGGGACGGGCGCGATGCCGAAACCGGCGAGCAGAAGATCGACCGCCTCGCCCACGAGGTGGCCTACGAGCACTGGCACCGGATGCTGTTCGCCCGCTTCCTGGCGGAGAACGAGCTCCTCATCGAACAGGAATCGGGCGTCGCCGTGTCGCTGGCGGACTGCGAGGAGCTGGCGCGCGAGCAGGGGCAGGATCGCTGGACGCTGGCCGGCCGCTTCGCCGAGTCGATGCTGCCGCGGATCTTCCGGAGCGACGATCCGGCGCTCGCCGTCAGGCTGGCGCCGGAGACGCGGCAGGAGCTGGAGCGGTTGGTCGAGGCGCTGCCGGCCGAGGTCTTCACCGCGCGCGACGCCCTGGGCTGGACCTATCAGTTCTGGCAGGCGGAGCGGAAGGACGCGGTCAACAAGAGCGGCGTGAAGATCGGCGCCGACGAGCTGCCCGCCGTGACGCAGCTCACCGAGCGCTACATGGTGCTGTTCCTGCTGCACAACACCGTCGGCGCGTGGCGTGCGGTCCGGATCCTGGCCGCGCAACCGGAACGCGCCGCGACCGCCGCGAGCGAGGAGGAGTTGCGGCGGGCCGTGCGCCTGGAAGCGGACGGGGGCTACGACTTCTCGTATCTGCGATTCGTGCGTGAGCCGCGGGACGGCGACGACGCGGAGCAACCGACGGGGCCCTGGCGGCCGGCGGCCGGGCGCTTCGAGGGCTGGCCCCGCACGGCGGCCGACCTCCGCGTGTTCGATCCCTGCTGCGGCAGCGGCCACTTCCTGATCGAATGCCTCGATCTGCTGGTCCGCCTGCGCATGGAGAAGGAACGGCTCGCACCGGGCGCCGCGATCGACGCCGTGTTGCGGGACAACCTGTCCGGTCTGGAGATCGATCCGCGCTGCACGCAGATCGCCGCCTTCAACCTGGCGTTGACCGCGTGGACCTGGCCCGATGCGGGCGGCTATCGGCGCCTGCCGGACCTGAATCTCACCTGTTCCGGATTGGCGCCCAACGCCCCTCGCGACGAGTGGACCCGGTTGTCGGATGATGCGGCCGACGCCGGAGGACTTCCCTCGAAGCGCGACCTGTTCGGCGTCGAGGACACGCTGATGTCCGCGCCGCTCCGCAACAGCCTCGGCGCGCTGCACGACCTCTTCGCCCAAGCGCCGGTGCTCGGCTCGCTCATCGACCCGCGCGCCGTTGAGGCGGATCTCTACCAGCACGACTACGAGGCGGTGCGGGGGTTGCTCGGCGTTCTGCTGGAACGGGAACGTGGCAGCGACGAGCGGACCGAGCGCGCCGTGGCGGCCCAGGGTATGGCGCGCGCCGCGGAACTGCTGGCCGGCCGCTATCACCTGGTCATCACCAACGAGCCCTACCTTGCCCGCCGCAAGCAGAGCGACGAACTGAAGCAGTTCGCCCAGGACCGGCACTCGGCCGCGAAGGGTGATCTGGCCACGCTGTTCGTCTCGCGCATCTTCGGTTGGCTCGACAAGCATGGCGTCCACGCGGTGGTGACGCCGCAGAACTGGCTGTCCCAGACGAGCTACAAGAAGCTCCGGGAGATGCTGCTGAAGCAGCGGACGTGGAACCTGGTCGCGCGGCTGGGGCCGGGCGCGTTCGAGACGATTGGCGGGCATGTGGTGAACGTCGCGTTGAGCGTGCTCTCCACGGACCGGTCGAGACCGGACTCGCGAATGGCGGGCATCGACGTTTCCGGTACCCGGGACCAGAAGTCAGTCCGGGCGGATGAGAAGGCAGTGCTTCTCCGCGGAAGAACGCACGGTGCTGACGTGGGCCACGCATCGAACGGAGCGGTCCACGTGCTTGGGCAACGTAGGCAGCTCGACAATCCGGATTCAATACTCCTGTTCAACAGCGGCGCCAGCAGTGAACACCTCTCCAGAGTTGCCTTGGCATACCAGGGAAAGAAGTACCCGAACGGTCTTCCCGAACCGTACTCCGATGATCCGACGCAGTGGATCTTTCACGGCCACCCGTGCGGAGGTATCGCGTGGGACGAGGACGCCAAGCGGATAGTTCACGGGCCACGGCGAATCGATACGACCGTTCTTCAAGTCGCGGTCGCGCGGCTGCTGGGGTACCGCTGGCCCGCCGAGCAGGATCCCGAGCTTCGGTTGGCGGCTGAAGTACGGGAATGCGTAGCGCAGTGCAGGAACCTTGCCGAGTTCGCCGACGCCGACGGCATCGTCTGTCTGCCTCCGGTTGGCGGCGAGTTCGCAGCGGCTGACCGTCTGCGCCAACTGCTCGTCGCCGCGTACGGCACCGATTGGACCGCGGAGACCGAACGGCGACACCTGGTCGCAGCGGCCGGAAGATCCGAGCCTGTCGATTCCATCGAAGCGTGGCTGCGCGACCGCTTCTTCGAGGAACACTGCCAGCACTTTCTTCAGCGTCCCTTCGTCTGGCACATCTGGGACGGCCGCCGCGACGGTTTCCATGCATTGCTCAACTACCACCGCCTCGCGGGTTCAGACGGCGTGGGCCGCCGCACGCTCGAAGCGTTGACGTACAGCCATCTTGGAGATTGGATGGCGCGTCAGAAAGCGGACCGAGACCAGGGACTTGATGGAGCGGATGGGCGACTTGCGGCTGCACAGGACCTTCAGCACCAGCTCAAGAAGATCATCGCTGGCGAGCCTCCGTGCGACGTCTTCGTCCGCTGGAAGCCTCTTGGCGAACAGCCGATCGGTTGGGAGCCGGACATCAACGACGGTATTCGGATCAACATCCGCCCGTTCATGTCGGCGGATCTGTCGAGGCGAGGCCGGGTCGGCGCTGGCATCCTGCGCGTCAAGCCGAAGATCAAGTGGTCCAAGGACCGGGGGCAGGAGCCAAGAAACTTGCGCTCGCAAGACGAGTACCCGTGGTTCTGGGGCTGCCCTGGCGACCGCACCCAGACCGAGCGTACCGATTTCCGCGGCGGCGCGGATTTCGATGGCAAGCGCTGGAACGATCTGCACTATACGAATGCCGTCAAGCGGGCCGCACGGTCGCGAAGTACGGTCGAGGCGGGCTCATGA
- a CDS encoding transcriptional regulator, which produces MFDSRKELLDRIRLGEAAFLELQEVRFAGGKVKGPGRDELADELAAFANGRGGVCLLGVEDRPREIVGIPVDRLEAVVVFVREICTDSIDPPLAPVIDPLWLPATSGEELAVVRIDVPRSLFVHRSPGGFLHRVGDAKRVMSSEYLGRLFEQCSRTGIIRFDEQSVASARIEDLAAGLWERFRTSRTGDARDGLLTKLGLARGDEGGTLRPTVAGVLMATDDPRRWLPNAFIQAVAYRGTRIQPDQSGDPYQLDAADIAGPLDAQVELACRFVARNMKVAAFKHLGRADRPQFDMEAVFEAVVNAVAHRDYSIHGSKIRLRLFDDRLELFSPGGIPNAMTVEGLAHLQSARNEVVTSLLAKCPVPAEIPWLRTDRVTLMDKRGEGVRIILDNGERLAGRAPEYRLVDEAELVLTMHGAGAE; this is translated from the coding sequence ATGTTTGACAGTCGCAAGGAGCTGCTGGACCGCATACGGCTCGGCGAGGCCGCGTTCCTGGAGTTGCAGGAGGTGCGCTTCGCGGGCGGCAAGGTGAAGGGACCTGGGCGCGACGAGCTGGCCGACGAGCTGGCGGCGTTCGCGAACGGTCGTGGTGGCGTGTGTCTGCTGGGCGTCGAGGACAGGCCGCGCGAGATCGTGGGCATTCCCGTCGACCGTCTGGAGGCCGTGGTCGTCTTCGTCCGGGAGATCTGCACGGACTCCATCGATCCGCCGCTCGCGCCGGTCATCGATCCGTTGTGGTTGCCGGCGACGAGCGGCGAAGAGCTCGCCGTCGTCAGGATCGACGTGCCGCGCAGCCTGTTCGTGCACCGGAGCCCGGGGGGATTCCTGCACCGCGTGGGTGACGCCAAGCGCGTGATGTCGTCCGAGTATCTCGGGCGGTTGTTCGAGCAGTGCAGTCGGACGGGCATCATTCGGTTCGACGAACAGAGCGTGGCCAGCGCGAGGATCGAGGACTTGGCGGCGGGCCTGTGGGAGCGATTCCGCACGTCGCGCACCGGAGACGCACGCGACGGACTGTTGACCAAGCTGGGGTTGGCCCGCGGGGACGAGGGTGGGACGCTCCGCCCGACCGTCGCCGGCGTGCTGATGGCCACGGACGATCCGCGGCGGTGGCTGCCCAATGCGTTCATCCAGGCCGTCGCCTACCGGGGGACCCGGATTCAACCCGATCAGTCGGGAGATCCGTATCAGCTCGACGCCGCCGACATCGCCGGTCCGTTGGACGCTCAGGTCGAGCTGGCGTGCCGTTTCGTCGCGAGGAACATGAAGGTCGCGGCGTTCAAGCATCTGGGGCGGGCCGACCGGCCGCAGTTCGACATGGAGGCCGTGTTCGAGGCGGTCGTCAACGCGGTCGCCCATCGGGACTACTCGATTCACGGATCCAAGATTCGGTTGCGTCTCTTCGACGACCGGCTGGAGCTGTTTTCGCCGGGCGGGATTCCCAATGCGATGACCGTCGAAGGCCTTGCACACCTGCAGTCCGCGCGAAACGAGGTCGTCACCAGTCTGCTGGCCAAGTGCCCGGTGCCGGCCGAGATTCCGTGGCTCCGGACGGATCGGGTCACCCTGATGGACAAGCGCGGTGAAGGTGTGCGGATCATCCTGGACAACGGAGAGCGACTGGCAGGCAGGGCGCCCGAGTATCGACTCGTGGACGAGGCGGAGCTCGTGTTGACGATGCATGGAGCGGGCGCCGAGTGA
- a CDS encoding AAA family ATPase, protein MVDDRDSRWRYPGARWWKFDLHTHTPASVDYGKGPTQTSPRDWLLDYMRAGVDCVAVTDHNSGEWIDELKAALAALEREASSDYRPLYLFPGVEITANGGIHVLAVLDPGKGASDVATLLGAAGYGGEPGRSDVAASKAPIGVVEAILDAGGIPILAHVDGPSGAGALPGNTLKPLRDVEGLLAVEVVDTGGEIPGAYRKNRPAWAEVLGSDSHHPSGADAARFPGSHYTWVKMARPSLEGLCLALLDGGGFSIRRSDEAEALDPFARPRHFVEAIEIGEARYMGRGEPSRLEFHPAFNVLVGGRGTGKSTVVHALRIASGRERELQSLDKASDPRVTFERFNGVPADRRSKGGLTERTVIRWIVMRDGVRHRVIWRRQGNTVSVQEDAGDSNWRAAPVQAVTPTRFPLRMFGQGQIAALAGENQQPLLQVIDDAADVVELRRELREACQAFYASRARIREVEGQLARRDGLVVEQQDVGRKLARFEDAGHRDVLSAYRQRNRQRRELDRQFEAAASMPARIEVLAGELVADDLPDGLFVPDSADAPEVLDVVGRLAAGVDQAAGRLRTAAEDLRDAIETQRAALEKSAWHTAVGDARADYEKLVGALRAEGVDDPSEYGRLMQERQRLDAEIERLDSLREERDRLIEQSRSRRQAVGAARRAVSDARVAFLENALARNRFVRIRSRLYGGDPQVVERSLRDTLGVTDDRFGEDILVMEGDRARKGEVAELLAGLPDDPDRRREAIEQRIERLKERMVAAAAGNGDFGGHFNNYFERECGKRPELLDKLLTWFPEDGLDVEYSRRGDGTDFRPIGQASAGQRSAAMLAFLLAHGEEPLVLDQPEDDLDNHLIYDLVVRQIRENKARRQIIVVTHNPNVVVNGDAEMLHVLDFRRGQCVVGKSGSLQDRELREEVCRVVEGGREAFASRYRRLGRS, encoded by the coding sequence ATGGTCGATGATCGGGATTCACGATGGCGGTATCCCGGCGCACGCTGGTGGAAGTTCGATCTGCACACGCATACGCCGGCCTCGGTCGACTACGGCAAAGGGCCGACGCAGACGTCGCCGAGAGACTGGCTCCTGGACTACATGCGCGCAGGCGTGGACTGCGTGGCGGTGACGGACCACAACTCCGGGGAGTGGATCGACGAGCTGAAGGCGGCTCTGGCGGCGCTGGAACGGGAGGCATCGTCGGACTACCGGCCGCTGTATCTGTTTCCGGGGGTCGAGATCACCGCCAACGGTGGGATACACGTGCTGGCGGTGCTCGATCCCGGCAAGGGGGCGAGCGACGTCGCGACGTTGCTCGGCGCGGCGGGGTATGGGGGCGAGCCGGGGCGCAGTGACGTCGCCGCGAGCAAGGCGCCCATCGGGGTGGTGGAGGCCATCCTGGACGCGGGCGGCATACCGATTCTCGCGCACGTTGACGGCCCCTCGGGAGCTGGAGCATTGCCGGGCAACACCTTGAAGCCGTTGCGGGACGTGGAGGGGCTGCTCGCCGTGGAGGTGGTGGACACCGGCGGCGAGATACCCGGCGCGTACCGGAAGAATCGACCTGCCTGGGCGGAGGTGCTCGGTTCCGACTCCCACCACCCGTCGGGCGCGGACGCGGCGCGCTTCCCGGGATCTCACTACACGTGGGTCAAGATGGCCCGTCCATCGCTCGAAGGGTTGTGCCTGGCGCTGCTCGACGGCGGCGGCTTCTCGATTCGCCGCAGCGACGAGGCGGAAGCGCTGGATCCCTTCGCGAGACCCAGGCATTTCGTCGAAGCCATCGAGATCGGCGAGGCGCGGTACATGGGGCGCGGCGAGCCGTCGAGGCTCGAGTTCCATCCGGCGTTCAATGTCCTCGTGGGCGGGCGCGGCACGGGCAAGTCCACGGTTGTTCACGCACTGCGGATCGCGTCCGGCCGGGAACGAGAACTGCAGAGTCTCGACAAGGCCAGCGACCCGCGCGTGACGTTCGAGCGCTTCAACGGCGTTCCGGCCGACCGCCGCAGCAAGGGGGGGCTGACCGAGAGGACGGTGATTCGGTGGATCGTCATGCGTGACGGCGTTCGGCATCGGGTGATCTGGCGGCGCCAGGGGAACACCGTCAGCGTGCAGGAGGACGCGGGCGATTCGAATTGGAGGGCGGCGCCGGTCCAGGCCGTGACGCCGACGCGGTTTCCCCTGCGGATGTTCGGGCAGGGGCAGATCGCGGCCCTGGCGGGCGAGAACCAGCAGCCGCTGTTGCAAGTGATCGACGACGCGGCCGATGTGGTCGAGCTGCGGCGAGAGCTCAGGGAGGCGTGCCAGGCGTTCTACGCGTCGCGGGCGAGGATCCGGGAAGTCGAAGGCCAGCTCGCTCGTCGTGACGGCCTCGTGGTCGAGCAGCAGGATGTCGGGCGCAAGCTGGCCCGCTTTGAGGACGCCGGGCACCGGGACGTGCTGTCGGCCTACCGGCAGCGCAACCGGCAGCGGCGGGAGCTGGACCGGCAGTTCGAAGCGGCGGCGTCGATGCCTGCACGCATCGAAGTTCTGGCCGGCGAGCTGGTGGCCGATGACCTGCCGGACGGCCTGTTCGTTCCCGATTCGGCGGACGCGCCGGAGGTCCTCGACGTTGTCGGTCGTCTCGCCGCCGGCGTAGACCAGGCGGCGGGCCGGCTGCGGACCGCCGCGGAAGATCTGCGCGACGCCATCGAGACTCAGCGTGCGGCGTTGGAGAAGAGCGCTTGGCATACGGCCGTGGGTGACGCGCGCGCAGACTACGAGAAACTGGTCGGAGCTTTGCGCGCGGAGGGCGTCGACGACCCGAGCGAGTACGGGCGCCTGATGCAGGAGCGCCAGCGGCTCGATGCCGAGATCGAACGGCTGGACTCGTTGCGGGAAGAGCGCGACCGGCTGATCGAGCAATCACGATCGCGGCGGCAGGCGGTTGGGGCAGCGCGCCGGGCGGTGAGCGACGCCCGCGTCGCGTTTCTCGAGAACGCACTGGCCCGGAACCGTTTCGTCCGCATTCGAAGCCGCCTGTACGGGGGCGATCCGCAGGTGGTCGAGAGGTCGCTTCGCGACACGCTGGGCGTCACCGACGACCGTTTCGGCGAGGACATCCTGGTCATGGAGGGGGATCGTGCCCGCAAGGGCGAGGTCGCCGAGCTGCTCGCCGGCCTGCCGGACGATCCGGACCGGCGCCGCGAAGCGATCGAGCAGCGCATCGAGCGGCTGAAGGAACGCATGGTCGCGGCGGCGGCCGGGAACGGTGACTTCGGCGGCCACTTCAACAACTACTTCGAGCGCGAGTGCGGCAAGCGTCCCGAGCTGCTCGACAAGCTGCTCACCTGGTTCCCGGAGGACGGGTTGGATGTCGAGTACAGCCGGCGGGGAGACGGCACGGATTTCCGGCCCATCGGGCAGGCCTCGGCGGGGCAGCGCTCGGCGGCCATGCTGGCTTTCCTGCTGGCGCACGGCGAGGAGCCGCTGGTGCTGGATCAGCCCGAGGACGACCTCGACAATCACCTCATCTACGACCTGGTCGTACGCCAGATCAGGGAGAACAAGGCGAGGCGGCAGATCATCGTGGTGACGCACAACCCGAACGTGGTCGTGAATGGTGACGCGGAGATGCTCCACGTGCTCGACTTCCGTCGGGGGCAGTGCGTGGTGGGCAAGTCGGGGTCGCTGCAGGACAGGGAGTTGCGCGAGGAGGTCTGCCGCGTGGTCGAAGGCGGGCGCGAGGCGTTCGCCAGTCGCTACCGGCGTCTCGGGCGGAGTTGA
- a CDS encoding transcriptional regulator has translation MLDSPAALLRSIGLGEGAHLELKEVVFAGERVKGPGREQLADELAAFANGHGGVLVLGVDDRTRDIVGIALERLDAAEQYVTAIVDDSIKPPIYPLIERLELLDSEGVARPVLRVEVSPSLFVHESPGGFLHRVGSAKRRMEPDFLVRLHQQRSQSRLIRFDEQPLHDASFADLDRALIDRFAVDGMGDDRETLACKLGMAARSSARGPLPTVTGILLGTTEPIERLPHAYVQAVAYRGRSVPESLESPWYQLDAADISGPVDRQIAGACLFVARNQKVRARKTMGRIDLPQYDMAAVFEAVVNAVAHRDYAMHGAHIRLHLYSDRVELSSPGALPNSMTVDDLPYRQTSRNETLTGLLARCPIPTGIPGLETPRQTLMDRRGNGVRVILENSEKLSGKRPVYETFGDELRLTIYAADPAAGGAAELPPE, from the coding sequence ATGCTTGACTCGCCTGCAGCACTGCTACGGAGCATCGGGCTCGGAGAGGGCGCGCATCTCGAGCTGAAGGAGGTCGTGTTCGCCGGAGAGCGGGTCAAGGGACCTGGGCGCGAGCAGCTCGCCGACGAACTCGCGGCGTTCGCCAACGGTCACGGCGGCGTGCTTGTGCTCGGCGTCGATGACCGTACGCGGGACATCGTGGGCATTGCGCTGGAGCGGCTCGACGCCGCCGAACAGTACGTGACCGCGATTGTCGACGATTCGATCAAGCCGCCGATCTATCCCTTGATCGAACGGCTTGAGCTGCTGGATTCGGAGGGCGTGGCGCGACCGGTCCTGCGCGTCGAGGTCTCGCCGAGCCTGTTCGTGCACGAGAGCCCCGGCGGGTTTCTGCATCGCGTCGGCAGCGCGAAGCGGAGGATGGAGCCCGACTTCCTGGTCCGTCTCCATCAGCAGCGCAGCCAGTCCCGGCTGATCCGGTTCGACGAACAGCCGCTTCACGATGCGTCATTCGCCGATCTCGATCGCGCGCTGATCGACCGTTTTGCGGTCGACGGCATGGGCGACGACAGGGAGACCCTGGCGTGCAAGCTCGGCATGGCCGCAAGGTCAAGCGCGCGCGGTCCCCTCCCCACCGTCACGGGGATTCTGCTGGGGACCACGGAGCCGATCGAGCGGCTGCCGCATGCCTATGTGCAGGCGGTGGCGTACCGCGGGCGCAGTGTGCCCGAGTCGCTGGAGTCCCCCTGGTACCAGCTCGATGCCGCCGACATTTCGGGGCCGGTCGACCGGCAGATCGCCGGGGCCTGTCTGTTCGTCGCCCGCAACCAGAAGGTGCGTGCAAGAAAGACGATGGGGCGTATCGACCTGCCGCAGTACGATATGGCGGCGGTGTTCGAAGCCGTCGTCAATGCGGTAGCGCACCGCGACTATGCCATGCACGGCGCGCACATCCGCCTGCACCTGTATTCGGACCGCGTCGAATTGTCCTCGCCCGGCGCGCTTCCGAACAGCATGACGGTGGATGATCTTCCATACCGGCAAACGAGCCGCAACGAAACCCTCACGGGCCTGCTCGCGAGGTGTCCCATCCCGACGGGGATTCCAGGGCTGGAGACACCGAGGCAGACGCTGATGGACCGCCGCGGCAATGGGGTTCGGGTCATTCTGGAGAACAGCGAGAAGTTGTCGGGGAAGCGGCCCGTCTACGAGACCTTCGGCGACGAGTTGCGGTTGACGATCTACGCCGCCGACCCGGCCGCCGGAGGGGCGGCAGAGTTGCCGCCGGAGTGA